A region of Mobula birostris isolate sMobBir1 chromosome X, sMobBir1.hap1, whole genome shotgun sequence DNA encodes the following proteins:
- the cntd1 gene encoding cyclin N-terminal domain-containing protein 1, translating into MKKAVVVKAGQSEGCPQPPPALPFIARDMLEEFLVDVTKKNENNLLKPSQHAGSFKKLRLIGEARRLPIEFRSGAVFMIQYIDKLYSSTCSDSNNDTENSDWILAQTTIQEHFVLRIMSCVQIASKISFYYQIVNNTMALKFLRSHGYLYKSEDLLDSELLVLKTLNFQVNVPSPFTHTELLIVIMGYNNPSVPVKHLHSISLKVLTYVYLRRNTIFESLLKNIIQNSTPTELQRAKFLSVKEDCMLLAVGVIGTSAFMLNHSPWCKVVQQLASISGVSEESILEFSQIILQHIFTNHLEYVRS; encoded by the exons ATGAAGAAGGCGGTGGTCGTGAAGGCGGGCCAGAGTGAGGGCTGTCCCCAACCGCCCCCTGCACTGCCGTTCATCGCAAGAGATATGCTGGAGGAGTTTCTGGTGGATGTGACAAAAAAGAATGAAAATAACCTGTTGAAACCGTCCCAGCACGCGGGATCTTTCAAAAAGTTACGATTAATAGGTGAGGCCAGGCGTCTGCCTATCGAGTTCAGAAGCGGCGCTGT GTTTATGATTCAATACATTGATAAACTGTATTCATCTACGTGCTCAGATTCAAACAATGATACAGAAAACTCTGACTGGATACTGGCGCAGACTACAATCCAAGAACATTTTGTGCTACGAATCATGTCTTGTGTTCAAATAGCAAGCAAGATTTCATTCTATTACCAA ATTGTTAATAATACCATGGCCCTTAAATTCCTTCGTTCTCATGGCTACTTATACAAAAGTGAAGATCTCCTGGATTCAGAGCTCCTTGTTCTCAAAACTCTGAATTTTCAAGTCAATGTTCCTTCCCCTTTCACACACACTGAACTACTAATAGTAATCATGG GGTATAACAATCCATCTGTTCCAGTTAAACATCTGCACAGTATCTCTCTGAAGGTGCTGACATATGTTTATCTAAGGAGAAACACTATCTTTGAAAGTTTATTAAAAAATATTATTCAGAATTCCACGCCCACTGAACTCCAGAG AGCAAAATTTTTATCGGTAAAGGAAGATTGCATGCTTTTAGCCGTTGGGGTTATTGGAACAAGTGCATTTATGCTGAACCATTCACCGTGGTGCAAG GTTGTACAGCAACTTGCCTCAATTAGCGGTGTATCAGAAGAGAGTATCTTGGAGTTTTCTCAAATAATATTACAACATATTTTTACAAACCATTTGGAATATGTACGTTCATAG